One Nicotiana tomentosiformis chromosome 4, ASM39032v3, whole genome shotgun sequence genomic window carries:
- the LOC104102324 gene encoding protein VAC14 homolog isoform X1, producing MTIAEALSVIPAAVLRNLSDKLYEKRKNAALELEGIIKQLTGAGDHDKITAVINLMTQEYTYSPQAHNRKGGLIGLAAVTVGLTSEAAQHLEQIVPPVLHSFSHQDSRVRYYACEALYNIAKVVRGDFIIFFNQIFDALCKLSADSDPNVQSAAHLLDRLVKDIVTESEQFSIEEFIPLLRERMNVLNPHVRQFLVGWITVLDSVPDIDMLGFLPDFLDGLFNMLSDSSHEIRQQADSALSEFLEEIKNSPSVDYGRMAEILVQRAGSQDEFTRLTAITWINEFVKLGGDQLVPYYADILGATLPCISDKEEKIRVVSRETNEELRGNEADPAEGFDVGAILSVARRQLSSEWEATRIEALHWMWTLLNRHRSEVLVFLNDVFDTLLKALSDSSDEVVLLVLEVHACIAEDPQHFRQLVVFLVHSFQHDHSLLEKRGALIIRRLCVLLNAERVYRELSTILEGESDLDFASVMVQALNLILLTSTELSDLRDHLKGSLVNDAGRDLFLSLYASWCHSPMAMISLCLLAQAYQHASSVIQSLVEEDINVKFLVQLHKLIHLLETPTFAYLRLQLLEPGRYIWLLKALYGLLMLLPQQSAAFKILRTRLKTVPSYSFKEERPVRTSSGIPFFNGGGGSQISEDCKPNENSHDMHNGINFGSRLKHFKQIQQQHRLHSKSETHSRFCSASSMKEEV from the exons ATGACTATCGCAGAAGCGTTATCTGTGATTCCAGCAGCTGTTTTGCGTAATCTGTCGGATAAGCTGTACGAGAAGCGCAAGAATGCTGCTTTAGAG TTGGAAGGGATTATTAAGCAATTGACAGGTGCAGGTGATCATGACAAGATCACTGCTGTGATCAATTTGATGACTCAGGAGTATACTTACTCACCTCAGGCTCATAACCGGAAA GGAGGATTGATAGGACTGGCTGCAGTAACTGTTGGTTTGACTTCAGAAGCAGCGCAGCACCTTGAG CAAATTGTCCCACCAGTCTTGCACTCTTTTTCGCACCAAGACAGCAGAGTTCGTTATTATGCATGTGAAGCTTTGTATAACATAGCGAAG GTTGTAAGGGGAGATTTTATCATATTCTTCAACCAGATCTTTGATGCTTTGTGTAAACTTTCGGCTGACTCAGATCCCAACGTGCAAAGTGCTGCTCATCTTCTAGATAGACTTGTGAAG GATATTGTCACAGAGAGTGAGCAATTCAG CATTGAAGAATTTATTCCATTGTTGAGAGAACGAATGAATGTCCTCAATCCTCATGTCCGCCAATTTCTTGTTGGGTGGATCACAGTCTTAGACAGTGTTCCGGATATTGATATGCTCGGTTTTCTTCCTGATTTTCTTGATG GATTATTTAATATGCTGAGTGATTCTAGCCATGAAATACGGCAACAGGCTGATTCTGCACTTTCAGAGTTTTTAGAAGAAATTAAGAATTCTCCA TCTGTAGATTATGGCCGCATGGCTGAAATACTAGTGCAAAGGGCAGGCTCGCAGGATGAATTTACTAGGCTGACTGCTATCACTTGG ATAAATGAGTTTGTGAAACTTGGTGGAGATCAACTTGTCCCTTATTATGCTGACATTCTGGGAGCAACATTGCCTTGTATATCtgataaagaagaaaaaattagAGTT GTTTCTCGTGAAACAAATGAAGAACTTCGTGGAAATGAGGCTGATCCAGCTGAAGGATTTGATGTAGGAGCAATCCTCTCCGTTGCTAGGAG GCAGTTGTCTAGTGAATGGGAAGCAACACGTATTGAAGCATTACATTGGATGTGGACCCTGCTGAATAGACATCGGTCAGAG GTCTTGGTTTTTCTGAATGATGTCTTTGACACTCTCCTAAAGGCGCTGTCAGATTCCTCCGACGAG GTAGTGCTCTTGGTGCTTGAGGTGCACGCATGCATAGCCGAAGATCCGCAACACTTCCGCCAGCTAGTTGTTTTCCTAGTTCACAGCTTTCAGCATGATCACTCGCTTCTGGAGAA ACGTGGAGCTTTGATAATTCGACGGCTATGTGTCCTTCTAAATGCTGAAAGAGTTTACCGTGAACTGTCCACAATACTTGAAGGGGAGTCAGATTTGGACTTTGCATCTGTGATGGTTCAG GCCTTAAACTTGATTTTGCTTACTTCAACTGAGTTGTCTGATCTTCGGGATCATCTTAAAGGATCACTTGTCAATGATGCCGGGAGAGACTTGTTTCTTTCTTTGTACGCATCGTGGTGCCATTCGCCAATGGCAATGATAAGTCTCTGCCTATTAGCTCAG GCATATCAGCATGCAAGTTCTGTTATTCAGTCTTTGGTTGAAGAAGACATCAATGTGAAGTTCTTAGTGCAGCTACACAAGTTGATCCACCTTCTGGAGACTCCAACCTTTGCTTACCTTAGGCTGCAG CTTCTTGAACCTGGAAGATACATCTGGTTGTTAAAAGCATTGTATGGTTTACTGATGCTGTTACCGCAG CAAAGTGCAGCCTTTAAGATTCTCCGTACTCGGTTGAAAACTGTTCCTTCATACTCCTTCAAGGAAGAGCGACCTGTACGAACATCATCCGGGATTCCTTTTTTCAATGGGGGAGGTGGATCACAAATTTCAGAGGATTGCAAACCGAATGAGAATTCACATGATATGCATAATGGAATAAACTTTGGTTCGAGGCTGAAGCACTTTAAGCAAATTCAGCAGCAGCATCGTTTGCATTCAAAGTCAGAAACTCACTCACGTTTTTGTTCGGCTTCATCAATGAAG GAGGAGGTATAA
- the LOC104102323 gene encoding probable calcium-binding protein CML25, translating into MGLKSLFKIKKKRVAKANYNDPTPVISRSSSINSRARIEEELEQVFKKFDVNGDGKICSSELGSIMASLGNAATEEELLNMIREVDADGDGFIDLQEFIELNTKDIDSDEVLENLKDAFSVFDMDKNGSISAEELQTVLRSLGEDCSLAECRKMISGVDCDGDGMINFEEFKVMMVKGSRFDVTDARIM; encoded by the exons ATGGGATTGAAATCTCTGTTCAAAATCAAGAAAAAGCGCGTAGCGAAAGCGAATTACAACGATCCAACGCCAGTGATTTCGAGGTCATCGTCGATTAATTCACGTGCTAGAATCGAAGAGGAATTAGAACAGGTGTTCAAGAAATTCGACGTGAATGGCGACGGGAAAATCTGCTCGTCGGAGCTAGGGTCGATAATGGCCAGCCTCGGCAACGCCGCGACGGAGGAGGAGCTGCTCAACATGATCCGTGAAGTTGACGCCGACGGCGATGGATTCATTGATTTGCAGGAATTCATTGAGCTTAATACAAAGGATATCGATTCCGATGAG GTACTGGAAAACCTTAAGGACGCATTCTCGGTGTTTGACATGGACAAGAACGGCTCCATCTCCGCCGAGGAGCTGCAAACCGTTCTCCGTAGCCTCGGAGAGGATTGCTCTTTGGCGGAATGCCGGAAAATGATTAGCGGCGTGGATTGCGACGGCGATGGGATGATCAACTTCGAGGAGTTTAAGGTTATGATGGTAAAAGGTTCTCGCTTTGACGTAACGGATGCCAGGATTATGTAA
- the LOC104102324 gene encoding protein VAC14 homolog isoform X2, producing MTIAEALSVIPAAVLRNLSDKLYEKRKNAALELEGIIKQLTGAGDHDKITAVINLMTQEYTYSPQAHNRKGGLIGLAAVTVGLTSEAAQHLEQIVPPVLHSFSHQDSRVRYYACEALYNIAKVVRGDFIIFFNQIFDALCKLSADSDPNVQSAAHLLDRLVKDIVTESEQFSIEEFIPLLRERMNVLNPHVRQFLVGWITVLDSVPDIDMLGFLPDFLDGLFNMLSDSSHEIRQQADSALSEFLEEIKNSPSVDYGRMAEILVQRAGSQDEFTRLTAITWINEFVKLGGDQLVPYYADILGATLPCISDKEEKIRVVSRETNEELRGNEADPAEGFDVGAILSVARRQLSSEWEATRIEALHWMWTLLNRHRSEVLVFLNDVFDTLLKALSDSSDEVVLLVLEVHACIAEDPQHFRQLVVFLVHSFQHDHSLLEKRGALIIRRLCVLLNAERVYRELSTILEGESDLDFASVMVQALNLILLTSTELSDLRDHLKGSLVNDAGRDLFLSLYASWCHSPMAMISLCLLAQAYQHASSVIQSLVEEDINVKFLVQLHKLIHLLETPTFAYLRLQLLEPGRYIWLLKALYGLLMLLPQQSAAFKILRTRLKTVPSYSFKEERPVRTSSGIPFFNGGGGSQISEDCKPNENSHDMHNGINFGSRLKHFKQIQQQHRLHSKSETHSRFCSASSMKEV from the exons ATGACTATCGCAGAAGCGTTATCTGTGATTCCAGCAGCTGTTTTGCGTAATCTGTCGGATAAGCTGTACGAGAAGCGCAAGAATGCTGCTTTAGAG TTGGAAGGGATTATTAAGCAATTGACAGGTGCAGGTGATCATGACAAGATCACTGCTGTGATCAATTTGATGACTCAGGAGTATACTTACTCACCTCAGGCTCATAACCGGAAA GGAGGATTGATAGGACTGGCTGCAGTAACTGTTGGTTTGACTTCAGAAGCAGCGCAGCACCTTGAG CAAATTGTCCCACCAGTCTTGCACTCTTTTTCGCACCAAGACAGCAGAGTTCGTTATTATGCATGTGAAGCTTTGTATAACATAGCGAAG GTTGTAAGGGGAGATTTTATCATATTCTTCAACCAGATCTTTGATGCTTTGTGTAAACTTTCGGCTGACTCAGATCCCAACGTGCAAAGTGCTGCTCATCTTCTAGATAGACTTGTGAAG GATATTGTCACAGAGAGTGAGCAATTCAG CATTGAAGAATTTATTCCATTGTTGAGAGAACGAATGAATGTCCTCAATCCTCATGTCCGCCAATTTCTTGTTGGGTGGATCACAGTCTTAGACAGTGTTCCGGATATTGATATGCTCGGTTTTCTTCCTGATTTTCTTGATG GATTATTTAATATGCTGAGTGATTCTAGCCATGAAATACGGCAACAGGCTGATTCTGCACTTTCAGAGTTTTTAGAAGAAATTAAGAATTCTCCA TCTGTAGATTATGGCCGCATGGCTGAAATACTAGTGCAAAGGGCAGGCTCGCAGGATGAATTTACTAGGCTGACTGCTATCACTTGG ATAAATGAGTTTGTGAAACTTGGTGGAGATCAACTTGTCCCTTATTATGCTGACATTCTGGGAGCAACATTGCCTTGTATATCtgataaagaagaaaaaattagAGTT GTTTCTCGTGAAACAAATGAAGAACTTCGTGGAAATGAGGCTGATCCAGCTGAAGGATTTGATGTAGGAGCAATCCTCTCCGTTGCTAGGAG GCAGTTGTCTAGTGAATGGGAAGCAACACGTATTGAAGCATTACATTGGATGTGGACCCTGCTGAATAGACATCGGTCAGAG GTCTTGGTTTTTCTGAATGATGTCTTTGACACTCTCCTAAAGGCGCTGTCAGATTCCTCCGACGAG GTAGTGCTCTTGGTGCTTGAGGTGCACGCATGCATAGCCGAAGATCCGCAACACTTCCGCCAGCTAGTTGTTTTCCTAGTTCACAGCTTTCAGCATGATCACTCGCTTCTGGAGAA ACGTGGAGCTTTGATAATTCGACGGCTATGTGTCCTTCTAAATGCTGAAAGAGTTTACCGTGAACTGTCCACAATACTTGAAGGGGAGTCAGATTTGGACTTTGCATCTGTGATGGTTCAG GCCTTAAACTTGATTTTGCTTACTTCAACTGAGTTGTCTGATCTTCGGGATCATCTTAAAGGATCACTTGTCAATGATGCCGGGAGAGACTTGTTTCTTTCTTTGTACGCATCGTGGTGCCATTCGCCAATGGCAATGATAAGTCTCTGCCTATTAGCTCAG GCATATCAGCATGCAAGTTCTGTTATTCAGTCTTTGGTTGAAGAAGACATCAATGTGAAGTTCTTAGTGCAGCTACACAAGTTGATCCACCTTCTGGAGACTCCAACCTTTGCTTACCTTAGGCTGCAG CTTCTTGAACCTGGAAGATACATCTGGTTGTTAAAAGCATTGTATGGTTTACTGATGCTGTTACCGCAG CAAAGTGCAGCCTTTAAGATTCTCCGTACTCGGTTGAAAACTGTTCCTTCATACTCCTTCAAGGAAGAGCGACCTGTACGAACATCATCCGGGATTCCTTTTTTCAATGGGGGAGGTGGATCACAAATTTCAGAGGATTGCAAACCGAATGAGAATTCACATGATATGCATAATGGAATAAACTTTGGTTCGAGGCTGAAGCACTTTAAGCAAATTCAGCAGCAGCATCGTTTGCATTCAAAGTCAGAAACTCACTCACGTTTTTGTTCGGCTTCATCAATGAAG GAGGTATAA